CAAGGGCGCGTGCTGATTGTTGGCGTCAAGAATGGCTTGCCAGTGCTCGGGCCAGGCGGCTTTGATCTGCTCGATAAACCACGCCGGATGTGCCCAATGTGCGCTGGGTTGTTGCTGTGCCTGTTGTTCCAGTTGTTCGCGTTGACGTTGAAAATTTCGCAACACGCCGTTGACCAGTTTGCTGGCCCAGACTTTGTCGAGCTTGCGCGTCAGTTCTACGCTTTCGTTAACGGCGGCGTGATCGCCAACGCTCATGTAGCCCAACTGGTAAATGCCGCTCAGCAGAATGCAGTGGATGTCGGTGTCTTTGGGCTTGAGTGGTTTTTGCAGCAGTTTTGTTAATTGGAATTGCAGTTTGGGCAGCCAACGCAATACGCCGAACACAATTTCCTTGCCCAGCGCCCGTTGTTGCGCTGGCAATTTATTCAAGTGGCGTGGCAGGGCGTAGTTGAGGGATTTTTTGTCGCCAAGAATTTCAACCAGCGTCAGTACCGCCTGATGACGAGCATCGGTGGGGCCGCTCATGCGGGCAGTCCGAATTGTTTACCGCTGACGTTGTGGGCGTTAACGAAGGCATGAATGGGTTGTGGTTTGCCGCCGGGAAGTTGAACTTGCAGCAGGCGCAATACGCCGTCGCCAGTGGCAACGTCAATGCCTTTTTTGTCGCTGCGAATGACACTGCCGGGGCTGGCTTTGCTGGTTTCGTTGATGGTTTGGGCCTGCCAGATGCGCAACACTTCACCGTCCAGCGTGGTTTGTGAAATCGGCCAGGGATTGAAAGCGCGAATTTCGCGATCAAGCTGTACGGCGGACTTGTTCCAGTCGATGTTGGCTTCTTCTTTTTGCAGCTTGTGGGCGTAAGTGGCCAAGCTGTTGTCTTGTTTTTCCGCCGTCAGCTTGCCCTGGGCAATCAGCGGCACGGCTTCGCAAACGGCTTGGGCACCAAGCTGGGCGAGTTTGTCGTGCAGGGTGCTGGCGGTGTCGCTGGCCGTGATGTCGCAGGGTTTGATCAGCAGCATGTCACCGGTATCCAGGCCCACATCCATTTGCATAATAGTGATGCCGGTTTGCGCATCGCCGTTGATGATGGCGCGCTGAATCGGTGCCGCACCACGCCAGGCAGGCAGCAGCGAGGCGTGAATGTTGATGCAGCCCAGGCGCGGCGCATCGAGCACGGCCTTGGGCAGAATCAGGCCATAGGCGGCGACGATCATCAGGTCGGCATTCAGCGCTGCCAGGGCGTCGATGTCTTCTTTTTTCTTCAGGCTCAGTGGCTGGCGGACTTCGATGCCGGCATTCAGCGCTGCCTGTTTGACGGCGCTGGGGGTGAGCTTGCGACCGCGACCGGCGGGGCGGTCAGGCTGGGTGTAGACGCAGATGATTTGGTGGCCGGCGGCAATCAGTGCCTGCAGTGCCTCGGCGGCAAATTCCGGCGTGCCGGCATAAATGATTTTCAGTGCTTGGGTCATGGGGGCCTACATGTTGTGGCGAATCGCTTTTTCCATTTTTTTCTGGATGCGAATGCGCTTTAGGCTGGAGAGATAATCGACAAACAGTTTGCCGTCCAGGTGATCTATTTCGTGCTGGATGCACACGGCCAGCAGGCCATCGGCGTCCAGCTCAAATGCCTTGCCGTCACGATCCAGGGCGCGGACGACCACACGCTCGGCGCGCTCGACCTTTTCGTAGGTGGAGGGCACGGACAGGCAGCCTTCCTCACCCTTGGCGCGACCTTCGGTGCGCAGAATTTCTGGATTAATGAAGACCAGCGGCTGGTTTTTTTCGTCAGACACGTCAATCACCATCAGGCGGACACTGCGGTCGACCTGAGGTGCCGCCAGGCCAATGCCGGGAGCGGCGTACATGGTTTCAAACATGTCATCAATCAACGCGCGCAATGGCTCGTCAACCGTGGCAATGGGTTTGGCTTTGAGGCGTAAGCGCTCATCCGGGTAATGCAGTATGGGTAACAGGGCCATGTTCAACAACTAAATCTATGGAGAGGATGCCGTCTATTATATCGGGCAAGACCGCCTGTGAGTAGTTGGATTGCCCGCCAGGATGGAATGTGGTACTTCAAGGACGCAGATCAATGGATGATTGGCAGTCTTTTTAAACCGGGGCGGTACATAGTTGATGCGACAGGCAATAGAGTATTTTCTGGCCCTTTATCGGGCGCCAGGGGTGGGGGCGGTGACGTTCGCCCGCATGCTGCAACAGGTGGAATCGCCGGCGCAGTGGTTTGAGGATGTGGGATTGCGTCAGGATTTACCGGACAAATTACGTGCCTATCTGATCAGCCCGGACTGGGCTGGGGTTGAGCAGGATTTGGCCTGGGCCCAGGGTGACGGGCGGGGAATTATCAGTTGTGCCGATCCGGAATATCCTGCCAGCCTGAGCGACTTGACGGTGCGCCCGCCGCTGATTTTCTGGCAGGGCGATGCCAGTTTGCTGCACCGACCGCAGTTGGCGGTGGTTGGCAGCCGCAATCCGACCGCCGATGGTGCGGACAATGCGTTCGCATTTGCCAAATTTTTGGCTGCGCAGGGTTTGGTGATTACCAGCGGTTTGGCGCAGGGCATTGATGCTGCGGCGCATCGTGGTGCATTGGCTGCCGGTGGTGCGACTATCGCGGTGATGGGCACGGGCCTGGATCGGGTGTACCCGGCGGCCAATCGCGCCCTGGCACACCAGATTGTCAACGATGGCGGCTTATTGGTGAGCGAGTTTGTGCCGGGCACGCCGGTGCTGCGGGAAAATTTTCCGCGCCGCAATGCCCTGATCAGTGGTTTGAGCCTGGGGGTGCTGGTGGTTGAAGCGGCCCGTGGCAGTGGCTCATTGATTACCGCCAAGCTGGCGGGCGAACAGGGGCGCGAGGTGTTTGCCGTACCGGGGTCAATACACAACCCGCTGGCAAGGGGTTGCCACCAACTGATTCGTCAGGGGGCAAAACTGGTCGAGACCGCCGAGGACATTTTTGAGGAATGGCAGGGTTATCTGCGCACCGAGGCGCAACCGGCAGCGCCAATGCCGGAGGCGGCACTACCGGCGCTGGACCCGGAATATCAACATTTGCTGTCGAGTTTAGGGTATGATCCGCAGCCCGTTGACCAGTTGGTCGAACGCTGTGGATTGACGGCTGATGCGGTTTGTTCCATGCTGTTGGTACTTGAATTGCAGGGTTTGGTGCACGCGTCCAGTGGAGGACGCTATTCCCGAGCAAAAGTGTAAAGGCGGTCGCCATGAAAGAGAACATGCTAGAAGTTCTGATGTATCTGTTTGAAAACTATGTAGAAGATGACTTTTTCATCCAGCCTGACCGCGACGACCTCAAAGTGGAATTGCAGGAAGCCGGATTTGAATTGGGCGAAGTCGACAAAGCGCTGACCTGGTTGGAGGGGCTGATCGCCCTGAATGACAAACAGGCAGCCATTCGTGCGCAGACACCGTCTGCGATGCGGGTTTTTACCCAGCGCGAGTGTCAAAAAATCGATGTCGAAAGTCGCGGTTTTCTGATGTTCCTGGAACAAATCGGGGTGCTGGAGTTACAGACCCGCGAAAAAGTTATCGACCGCATTATGGCGCTCGATGGTGAAATTGATCTGGAGCAATGCAAATGGGTCGTCTTGCTGGTGCTGTTCAACCAGCCCGGACACGAAGCGGCATTGGCCTGGATGGAAGACGTCGTTTTTGATGAAAACGTCGGGTATCGCCACTAGACTTTGATGTCCAACATTGCAGTTGAACTTTTCAGCTGCGATGTTTATCTGTAGATTACTCATCCTTTTGCGACAAATCCTTGGAAGGAAGGCGCCGTTTCATCGTCATGGGAAATGCTCTCGTCATTGTAGAATCGCCAGCGAAGGCGAAAACCATCAAGAAATACCTCGGCAAAGGCTATGAGGTACTGGCGTCCTATGGTCACGTGCGTGACCTGCTGCCCAAGGAGGGCGCGGTGGATGTCAGTCACAATTTTGAGATGAAATATCAGGTCATCGACAAGAACCAAAAACACGTCGATGCAATTTCCAAAGCGATGAAAAAAGCCGATGTGCTTTATCTGGCGACTGACCCTGACCGCGAAGGGGAAGCCATTTCGTGGCATTTGTACGAATTGCTGAACAACAAAAAAGCGCTGAAAGATAAAGAAGTTCACCGGGTGGTTTTCCACGAGATCACCAAGCGGGCCATCAAAGAGGCCATGGAAAATCCGCGTGAACTGTCCCTGCACCTGATCAATGCCCAACAGGCGCGTCGTGCGCTGGATTACCTGGTGGGCTTTAACCTGTCGCCGTTGTTGTGGAAAAAAATCCGCCGTGGTCTGTCCGCTGGCCGGGTGCAGAGCCCTGCGCTGCGGATGATCGTCGAGCGCGAACTGGAAATCGAGGCTTTCACTGCCCAGGAATACTGGAGCATAGAGGCCGATCTGCTGGCCGAGGGCGTGGCGTTTCCTGCCAAGCTGCAGCAGTACAAAGGCGAAAAACTGCAACAGTTCAGCGTCACCAACGAGTCGCAAGCCAAAGATATCGAAACTGTGCTGCTCAAACACGCTGCCGGCAGCCTGTTGGTGACCAAGGTAGAAAAGAAACAACGCAAGCGCAATCCGTCGCCGCCGTTTATCACGTCCACCTTGCAGCAGGAAGCAGCGCGCAAGCTCAATTTCAGCGCCCAGCGCACCATGCGTACCGCGCAGCAGTTGTATGAAGGTGTCGACATCGGTGAAGGCGAAATGGGTTTGATCACCTATATGCGTACCGACTCGGTTAACCTGGCGCAGGAAGCCGTGGAAGAAATTCGAGCGTTCATTGCCGAACGCTACGGCAAAAACATGTTGCCGGACGAAGTCCGCGCCTACAAAACCAAATCTAAAAATGCCCAAGAAGCGCACGAGGCGATTCGCCCCACCTCGGTGACCATCTCGCCTGAGGCCATCAAGGAGCATCTCAGCGCAGACCAGTACAAACTGTACGATCTGATCTGGAAACGTACTATTGCCTGTCAAATGGTGCATGCCAAGGTCAATACCGTCGGCGTTGATCTGGAAACCAAGGACGCGGTGTTCCGCGCCAACGGTTCCACCATTGCCGACCCTGGTTTCCTGTCGGTGTACGAGGAAGGCCAGGACGACGCCAAGCAAAACGACGACGAAGGCCGGATTCTGCCGCCGCTTGAGGAAGGCGATAAGGTCAATCTGCAGGGGATACGTCCCGAGCAGCATTTCACCGAGCCGCCGCCGCGTTACTCCGAAGCCAGTTTGGTTAAATCGCTGGAAGAACACGGCATTGGTCGTCCGTCGACTTATGCGTCCATCATCTCGACGTTGCAGGCACGCGAATACGTCGAACTGGACAAGCGCCGCTTCACCCCCACCGATGTGGGGCGGGTGGTGAACAAGTTCCTTACCGAGCATTTTGCCAAGTACGTTGATTACGACTTTACCGCCAATCTGGAAGACGAATTGGATGCGGTGTCCCGTGGTGAAAAAGAATGGGTGCCGTTGATGCACGAATTCTGGGACCCGTTCAAAGAACTGGTGGATCACAAGGCGGAAACTGTCGACCGCAAGGATGTAACTCAGGAAGCGCTGGACGAAGCCTGCCCGCAGTGTGGTCAGCCGCTGTCCATTCGCTTGGGGCGCCGTGGCCGTTTTGTGGGTTGTACCGCTTATCCTGATTGCGATTACACCCGCAATCTGGGTGACGACAACGAGCCGGCCGAGCCGGAAGTAGTCGAAGGCCGCGTTTGTCCCGAATGTTCGTCCAATCTGATTATTCGTCAGGGTCGCTATGGCAAGTTCATTGGTTGCTCCGGTTATCCGGATTGCAAGTACATCGAGCCGCTGGAAAAGCCCAAGGAAACCGGCGTGCAGTGTCCGCAGTGCAAGCAGGGCGAAATGCTGCAGCGCAAATCCCGTCGCGGCAAGATGTTCTATTCCTGTTCGCGCTATCCCGATTGCGATTATGCG
This DNA window, taken from Gammaproteobacteria bacterium, encodes the following:
- the fmt gene encoding methionyl-tRNA formyltransferase encodes the protein MTQALKIIYAGTPEFAAEALQALIAAGHQIICVYTQPDRPAGRGRKLTPSAVKQAALNAGIEVRQPLSLKKKEDIDALAALNADLMIVAAYGLILPKAVLDAPRLGCINIHASLLPAWRGAAPIQRAIINGDAQTGITIMQMDVGLDTGDMLLIKPCDITASDTASTLHDKLAQLGAQAVCEAVPLIAQGKLTAEKQDNSLATYAHKLQKEEANIDWNKSAVQLDREIRAFNPWPISQTTLDGEVLRIWQAQTINETSKASPGSVIRSDKKGIDVATGDGVLRLLQVQLPGGKPQPIHAFVNAHNVSGKQFGLPA
- the def gene encoding peptide deformylase, with the translated sequence MALLPILHYPDERLRLKAKPIATVDEPLRALIDDMFETMYAAPGIGLAAPQVDRSVRLMVIDVSDEKNQPLVFINPEILRTEGRAKGEEGCLSVPSTYEKVERAERVVVRALDRDGKAFELDADGLLAVCIQHEIDHLDGKLFVDYLSSLKRIRIQKKMEKAIRHNM
- the dprA gene encoding DNA-processing protein DprA, whose product is MRQAIEYFLALYRAPGVGAVTFARMLQQVESPAQWFEDVGLRQDLPDKLRAYLISPDWAGVEQDLAWAQGDGRGIISCADPEYPASLSDLTVRPPLIFWQGDASLLHRPQLAVVGSRNPTADGADNAFAFAKFLAAQGLVITSGLAQGIDAAAHRGALAAGGATIAVMGTGLDRVYPAANRALAHQIVNDGGLLVSEFVPGTPVLRENFPRRNALISGLSLGVLVVEAARGSGSLITAKLAGEQGREVFAVPGSIHNPLARGCHQLIRQGAKLVETAEDIFEEWQGYLRTEAQPAAPMPEAALPALDPEYQHLLSSLGYDPQPVDQLVERCGLTADAVCSMLLVLELQGLVHASSGGRYSRAKV
- a CDS encoding DUF494 domain-containing protein, whose translation is MKENMLEVLMYLFENYVEDDFFIQPDRDDLKVELQEAGFELGEVDKALTWLEGLIALNDKQAAIRAQTPSAMRVFTQRECQKIDVESRGFLMFLEQIGVLELQTREKVIDRIMALDGEIDLEQCKWVVLLVLFNQPGHEAALAWMEDVVFDENVGYRH
- the topA gene encoding type I DNA topoisomerase → MGNALVIVESPAKAKTIKKYLGKGYEVLASYGHVRDLLPKEGAVDVSHNFEMKYQVIDKNQKHVDAISKAMKKADVLYLATDPDREGEAISWHLYELLNNKKALKDKEVHRVVFHEITKRAIKEAMENPRELSLHLINAQQARRALDYLVGFNLSPLLWKKIRRGLSAGRVQSPALRMIVERELEIEAFTAQEYWSIEADLLAEGVAFPAKLQQYKGEKLQQFSVTNESQAKDIETVLLKHAAGSLLVTKVEKKQRKRNPSPPFITSTLQQEAARKLNFSAQRTMRTAQQLYEGVDIGEGEMGLITYMRTDSVNLAQEAVEEIRAFIAERYGKNMLPDEVRAYKTKSKNAQEAHEAIRPTSVTISPEAIKEHLSADQYKLYDLIWKRTIACQMVHAKVNTVGVDLETKDAVFRANGSTIADPGFLSVYEEGQDDAKQNDDEGRILPPLEEGDKVNLQGIRPEQHFTEPPPRYSEASLVKSLEEHGIGRPSTYASIISTLQAREYVELDKRRFTPTDVGRVVNKFLTEHFAKYVDYDFTANLEDELDAVSRGEKEWVPLMHEFWDPFKELVDHKAETVDRKDVTQEALDEACPQCGQPLSIRLGRRGRFVGCTAYPDCDYTRNLGDDNEPAEPEVVEGRVCPECSSNLIIRQGRYGKFIGCSGYPDCKYIEPLEKPKETGVQCPQCKQGEMLQRKSRRGKMFYSCSRYPDCDYAVWNEPINQPCPSCNWPMLTIKTTKRKGTEKVCPQKECGFAEAVESSGEDEQNE